The sequence below is a genomic window from Ensifer adhaerens.
GATCTCGACACTCGACCTCTCGCGCGCCTATGATTCCGGGCTGCTGCTGAGCTTCTATCTTGCGGCGCTGATCAGTTTCTGCGTTGGGCTAGCCGGCGCTGTCTTCATCTTCAAGCGCGCCATGCCGGATGCCGTGGCGATCGGCTTCGCCTGCCTGTTTTCAAATTCCCTGCTGCTGGGGCTGCCGATCACCGAGCGCGCTTATGGCGCAGGGGCGCTGGCGGGCAATTTCGCCATCATTTCCATGCATTCGCCCTTCTTCTATCCGCTGGGCATCCTCTGCATGGAGCTTGCCCGGGCGCATGGGCACGATCTGTCGGCGCGTCAACTCACTATACGCATTCTCAGGGCTGTCGCCCTGCAGCCGCTGATCTTCGGTGTTCTTTCCGGATTTGCCGTCAACCTGTCCGGTCTCACGATCCCCTCCTCCGTGCAGTCTTCGGTCGGCATGCTGGCGGCGACCGCCATTCCGACCGCGCTTTTCGGCCTGGGCGCGGTGCTGCGGCGCTACCGGCTGGATGGTGACAAGGCGACCGTTGCCATGATCTGCGGATGCTCGCTGATCCTCCATCCCGCTCTGACCTACCTGTTCGGGCGTTCCGTCTTTTCAGCCAGCGTCGCGGATATGCGCTCCTCCGTCATGACAGCGGCGATGGCGCCCGGCGTGAACGCCTATCTCTTCGCGCATTACTATGGCGTGGCGAAGCGAGTGAACGCCGCCGCCGTCATTGCTGCCACGGCCCTTTCCATCCTCACGATCCCATTCTGGCTGCACGTCTTGCCCTGAGCACGACGAAACCGCACAACGAAAAAGGCCAGGCGCTTCTTCAGCGCCCGGCCCTCATTCATTCAAGCTCAATCAGACGATCAGGCAGCTTCGGCTTCAGCAGCAGCTTCTGCCTCGACGCGGGCCTTGTCGGCTGCGCCCTTGGCGGAAACGTCGCGGTCAACGAATTCGATGACGGCGAGCGGAGCGTTGTCGCCCTGACGGTAGCCGGCCTTCATGATGCGCAGGTAGCCGCCGTTGCGCGAAGCGTAACGGGTGGCAATGGCGTCGAACAGCTTCTGAACGGCGTCGATGTCCTTGACCTGCGAAATGGCCTGGCGACGAGCATGAAGATCGCCGCGCTTGCCGAGGGTAACCAGCTTCTCGACGATCGGACGCAGGTCCTTCGCCTTCGGCAGGGTGGTGACGATCTGCTCATGCGTGATGAGCGAGGCAGCCATGTTTGCGAACATTGCCTTGCGGTGGCTGGCGGTTCTGTTCAGCTTGCGGCCGGAATTGCGATGGCG
It includes:
- a CDS encoding LSU ribosomal protein L17P, coding for MRHRNSGRKLNRTASHRKAMFANMAASLITHEQIVTTLPKAKDLRPIVEKLVTLGKRGDLHARRQAISQVKDIDAVQKLFDAIATRYASRNGGYLRIMKAGYRQGDNAPLAVIEFVDRDVSAKGAADKARVEAEAAAEAEAA